The Deltaproteobacteria bacterium genome includes a region encoding these proteins:
- a CDS encoding SDR family oxidoreductase, with amino-acid sequence MQWLENEVAVVTGSGSGIGKAVVTRFVEEGAKVVAFDLSAQRLAGLKEEVGDGVAVVSGDVRSLEDNRRAVATAVSEFGKLTVFVGNAGIHDARRPLAELSDEELEKGYEEVLGVNVKGYLLGAKAAIPELMKTRGNMVFTLSTSSFYVSGGTLYVASKHAALGIVRQLANELAPTVRVNGVAPSGTATGLRAAPSLAAGAGGDDVFGAPRPQAGMGRNLLDVAVVPEDHAAAYVMLASSQSRIMTGEVIHTDAGRGVTSVLAPLSTT; translated from the coding sequence GCAAGGCGGTGGTGACGCGTTTCGTGGAGGAAGGCGCGAAGGTGGTGGCCTTCGATCTTTCGGCGCAGCGGCTGGCCGGCCTCAAGGAGGAGGTGGGCGACGGCGTGGCCGTGGTTTCCGGCGACGTGCGCAGCCTGGAGGACAACCGGCGCGCGGTGGCAACCGCCGTGTCGGAGTTCGGCAAGCTTACGGTGTTCGTGGGCAACGCCGGCATCCACGACGCCAGGCGGCCGCTGGCGGAGCTCTCGGACGAAGAGCTGGAGAAGGGCTACGAGGAGGTCCTCGGGGTAAACGTCAAGGGCTACCTGCTGGGCGCCAAGGCGGCCATCCCGGAGTTGATGAAGACCCGCGGGAACATGGTGTTCACGCTCTCGACGTCGTCCTTCTACGTGAGCGGCGGCACCCTGTACGTGGCCTCCAAGCACGCCGCGCTGGGAATAGTGCGGCAGTTGGCCAACGAGCTGGCGCCCACCGTCCGGGTGAACGGCGTGGCCCCGTCGGGCACGGCCACCGGCCTGCGCGCGGCGCCGTCCCTCGCCGCCGGCGCCGGCGGCGACGATGTCTTCGGCGCGCCGCGGCCGCAGGCTGGGATGGGCAGGAACCTCCTCGACGTCGCGGTGGTCCCGGAGGACCACGCCGCCGCCTACGTGATGCTGGCCTCGTCCCAGTCCCGCATCATGACCGGCGAGGTGATCCACACCGACGCCGGCCGCGGGGTGACGTCGGTGCTGGCGCCGCTGAGTACGACCTAG
- a CDS encoding tripartite tricarboxylate transporter TctB family protein, with protein sequence MNKDRRLHYEGALFAVVIGLVLLWALRVAHGWDELRASIIIFLLGGIGVCLAAVQLIMDLRSRPGEPQAEGIHFDAPSLQSGSRWGNFEIWGWILGFYAAIRVIGFPTAVPLFVVSYAKTYGASWFLACLLAAVAWAFVYGVFEHILHVPWPETILAGLF encoded by the coding sequence ATGAACAAGGACCGGCGCTTACACTACGAGGGCGCTCTCTTCGCCGTGGTGATCGGGCTGGTGCTGCTGTGGGCGCTCCGCGTGGCGCACGGCTGGGACGAGCTGCGGGCCTCCATCATCATCTTCCTGCTGGGCGGCATCGGCGTTTGTCTGGCCGCGGTCCAGCTCATCATGGACCTGCGCTCGCGTCCCGGCGAACCGCAAGCGGAGGGTATTCACTTCGACGCCCCGTCCCTGCAGTCGGGGAGCCGATGGGGCAACTTCGAAATCTGGGGCTGGATCCTGGGCTTCTATGCGGCTATTCGGGTCATCGGGTTCCCCACCGCCGTGCCGCTGTTCGTCGTCAGCTACGCCAAGACCTACGGCGCAAGCTGGTTCCTCGCCTGCCTCCTGGCCGCCGTGGCCTGGGCCTTCGTCTACGGCGTCTTCGAGCACATCCTCCACGTGCCCTGGCCGGAAACCATCCTGGCGGGACTCTTCTAG